The Candidatus Mycolicibacterium alkanivorans genome contains a region encoding:
- a CDS encoding PPOX class F420-dependent oxidoreductase: MARYVFDDKLLAVIAGNSLGVLATIKRDGRPQLSNVTYHFDPRDLAVEVSIAEPRAKTRNLRRDPRASLLVASDDGWAYAVAEGDAILTPPAAAPDDDTVEALIALYRNIAGEHPDWDDYRRAMVADRRVLLKLPISHVYGMPPGIR, translated from the coding sequence ATGGCTCGCTATGTATTCGACGACAAGCTGCTGGCGGTGATCGCCGGCAACTCGTTGGGTGTACTGGCCACGATCAAGCGCGACGGCCGTCCCCAGCTGTCCAACGTGACCTATCACTTCGACCCGCGCGACCTGGCGGTGGAGGTGTCCATCGCCGAGCCCAGGGCCAAGACCCGCAATCTGCGCCGCGATCCGCGAGCCTCGCTTCTGGTCGCCTCCGACGACGGTTGGGCCTACGCCGTCGCCGAGGGAGATGCGATCCTCACCCCGCCCGCCGCCGCGCCGGACGATGACACCGTTGAGGCGCTGATTGCGCTCTACCGCAACATCGCTGGTGAGCACCCGGACTGGGACGACTACCGCCGGGCGATGGTCGCCGACCGGCGGGTGCTGCTGAAACTGCCGATCTCCCACGTCTACGGGATGCCGCCGGGTATCCGCTGA
- a CDS encoding DUF5302 domain-containing protein: protein MADSESDPQDDTRRKFREALERKKAKGAGGAGHADGGAKQPRAHGPVESRREFRRKSG from the coding sequence ATGGCCGACTCAGAGTCCGATCCGCAGGACGACACCAGGCGCAAGTTCCGTGAGGCGCTGGAGCGCAAGAAGGCGAAGGGTGCCGGCGGTGCCGGGCACGCCGACGGCGGCGCCAAGCAGCCCAGGGCGCACGGACCGGTGGAGAGCCGCCGGGAGTTCCGCCGCAAGAGCGGTTAG